The following coding sequences lie in one Salvelinus sp. IW2-2015 unplaced genomic scaffold, ASM291031v2 Un_scaffold990, whole genome shotgun sequence genomic window:
- the LOC112069337 gene encoding stress-associated endoplasmic reticulum protein 1: MVAKQRIRTANEKHSKNITLRGNVAKSTRNPGDDKVAVGPWLLALFIFVVCGSAIFQIIQSIRMGM, encoded by the exons ATGGTGGCAAAACAGAGAATACGCACGGCCAACGAGAAACACAGCAAAAACATCACGCTGAGAGGAAATGTGGCCAAATCCACG AGAAATCCAGGTGATGACAAGGTGGCAGTGGGACCATGGCTTCTGGCGTTATTCATCTTTGTCGTCTGCGGATCAG CAATCTTCCAGATCATTCAAAGCATTCGAATGGGAATGTAA